Proteins from a single region of Sediminitomix flava:
- a CDS encoding LruC domain-containing protein codes for MKKLRHFILISFCISFLACQDQTLDTTPDNTDDASSFEKLNVDPDFNYKTAEGFEINFSEESTDISAVYTFFLLDDSRQMIEIGKGRSIEGNLYMKITLPTSTQKIYVQRSEMGLVRGASFPISGNTLEHTFNAEEIPSNTQVFSNNTRISSGCTEKLYAVNGNGEFYWINSESGDYEATQLSDLAGGSSIACAVDRENRIVYYNTGTTLRKYDIDAQTFHVAQQGNPFNGNYPRMEYNNTNGLLYIAKNEDMYIINPLNNNVVSTIDIVGLEEPVSGGDMAISLDGTIYMCCFSGLYRLEVTGNTANATRISAENLPFQPTSMAIDRNDRLYLATNDNNSQVIEMDKFDGAWVVRETYNHKINDLGSLPCAADELDQTDSDGDGVIDIEDDYPNDDTKATDIYTPSKLGWGSYAFEDLWPRKGDYDYNDLVVNYRYTGVHNSSNELVEFKLSYQIKSLVGGYHNGFGIEIPIDASLISSVTGSKQTLGLTTLNAKGLEDGQASRSVIVVFEDAYHHTTAGNCNNQNSELLELTVVFNNPVASSSFDMTALNPFIFTNGVRSREVHLADKAPTELADPGLFQTEDDNSDANESIYYKSTENHPWAIDIIHSFKPPREGRAITLGYREFGNWAESRGVNKRDWYKDNSGYRDESKLCN; via the coding sequence ATGAAAAAACTAAGACACTTTATTTTAATCAGCTTTTGTATTAGCTTTTTGGCTTGCCAAGATCAAACTTTAGATACAACACCAGATAACACAGATGATGCATCTTCTTTTGAAAAGCTAAATGTCGACCCAGACTTTAACTACAAAACTGCAGAAGGTTTTGAAATAAATTTCTCAGAAGAAAGTACTGATATTTCAGCTGTATATACATTTTTCTTGCTAGACGACAGTCGTCAAATGATTGAAATAGGAAAAGGGAGATCAATTGAGGGTAATTTGTACATGAAAATTACGCTCCCCACTTCTACTCAAAAAATCTATGTACAACGCAGTGAAATGGGTTTAGTAAGAGGGGCTTCTTTTCCAATTTCAGGAAATACCCTTGAGCATACTTTTAATGCAGAAGAAATACCATCAAACACTCAAGTTTTCTCAAATAATACTAGAATTTCGTCAGGTTGTACTGAAAAACTATATGCAGTAAATGGTAATGGAGAATTCTATTGGATAAATTCCGAATCTGGAGATTATGAAGCTACACAATTATCCGACTTGGCAGGAGGAAGTTCTATTGCCTGTGCTGTAGATCGTGAAAATAGAATTGTATACTACAATACAGGAACTACGCTTCGAAAGTATGATATCGATGCACAAACCTTCCATGTGGCACAACAAGGAAATCCTTTTAATGGAAACTATCCTCGAATGGAGTATAACAATACAAATGGGCTTTTATACATAGCCAAGAATGAAGATATGTACATTATCAACCCCTTAAATAACAATGTCGTGTCTACTATTGACATTGTAGGGCTAGAAGAACCTGTAAGTGGTGGAGATATGGCGATATCTTTGGATGGAACAATCTATATGTGTTGCTTTTCTGGCTTATACCGATTAGAAGTCACTGGTAATACAGCAAATGCGACTCGTATTAGTGCAGAAAACCTACCTTTCCAACCTACTTCTATGGCTATTGATAGAAACGATCGTTTGTACCTAGCTACAAATGATAATAATTCACAGGTCATTGAAATGGATAAGTTTGATGGAGCATGGGTCGTTAGAGAAACATATAACCATAAAATAAACGACTTGGGTTCTTTACCTTGTGCCGCTGATGAACTTGATCAAACAGACTCTGATGGAGATGGAGTAATTGATATTGAAGATGACTATCCTAACGATGACACCAAAGCAACAGATATTTATACTCCTAGTAAATTAGGATGGGGTTCTTATGCTTTTGAAGATTTATGGCCAAGAAAAGGTGATTATGACTACAATGATCTAGTTGTAAATTACAGATACACTGGTGTTCATAATTCATCTAATGAATTAGTAGAGTTCAAATTATCCTACCAAATAAAGTCTCTCGTTGGAGGATATCATAATGGGTTTGGTATAGAGATTCCGATAGATGCTTCATTGATTTCATCAGTTACTGGTTCAAAACAAACACTCGGACTCACTACCCTTAATGCAAAAGGACTTGAAGATGGTCAAGCAAGTCGTTCAGTCATCGTCGTTTTTGAAGATGCCTATCATCATACCACGGCGGGTAACTGTAACAATCAAAACTCTGAATTGCTAGAATTAACAGTGGTATTTAACAATCCTGTAGCATCAAGTTCTTTTGATATGACAGCGCTTAATCCGTTCATATTTACCAATGGCGTTAGGTCACGAGAAGTACATTTGGCTGATAAAGCACCAACTGAACTGGCTGATCCTGGACTATTCCAAACAGAAGATGATAACTCAGATGCTAACGAATCAATTTATTATAAGTCAACAGAAAACCATCCTTGGGCAATCGATATTATTCACAGCTTCAAACCTCCTAGAGAAGGTAGGGCAATTACCTTAGGCTACAGAGAATTTGGTAACTGGGCTGAATCTCGTGGAGTGAACAAAAGGGACTGGTACAAAGATAACTCTGGTTACAGAGATGAATCTAAGCTATGTAACTAA
- a CDS encoding haloalkane dehalogenase, with amino-acid sequence MEILKTDLSQFKFIKDFPYQENYVEFEGMDMHYIDEGKGEVILALHGEPSWSYLYRKFLPTLDQYRFIAPDLIGFGKSDKIVGQKHYTFELHFRSLVNFIDKLALNDITLVVQDWGGLLGLSLLGEYPDRFKRVVIMNTFLPIGKPLSPFFKVWQLFSKFHPSLPIGYIMDMGTYNFLPKEVKKAYKAPFPSKRYKDGAKAFPSLVPTSPNGQGVERMKKARKVLSEWNKPALVLFSDKDQIMSGLENFFYKLIPSSKEQERIIIKNAGHFLQEESGEEIANYIDLFIKEKLKSPVGHNS; translated from the coding sequence ATGGAAATACTAAAAACGGATTTAAGCCAATTCAAATTTATCAAAGACTTTCCTTATCAAGAAAACTATGTTGAGTTTGAAGGCATGGATATGCATTATATAGATGAAGGAAAAGGAGAGGTTATTCTTGCTTTACATGGAGAACCAAGTTGGTCATACCTTTATCGTAAGTTTTTACCAACGCTAGATCAATACCGTTTTATTGCTCCCGATTTAATTGGATTTGGGAAATCTGATAAAATAGTAGGGCAGAAGCATTACACTTTTGAATTACATTTCAGGTCGTTAGTCAATTTTATTGATAAGCTAGCGTTGAATGATATAACTCTAGTTGTGCAAGATTGGGGCGGTTTATTAGGCTTAAGCTTATTGGGAGAGTATCCAGACCGATTTAAGAGAGTTGTAATTATGAATACTTTTCTTCCTATCGGAAAGCCTTTGTCTCCGTTTTTTAAAGTATGGCAACTATTTTCAAAATTCCATCCGTCTTTACCAATAGGGTACATTATGGATATGGGAACATATAACTTTCTACCGAAGGAAGTCAAAAAAGCTTACAAAGCTCCTTTCCCTAGTAAAAGATATAAAGATGGTGCTAAGGCATTTCCATCTTTAGTACCAACAAGTCCAAATGGACAAGGAGTGGAGAGAATGAAGAAAGCAAGAAAAGTCCTTTCTGAATGGAATAAGCCTGCCTTAGTTCTTTTTTCTGATAAAGATCAGATTATGTCTGGTTTAGAAAATTTTTTCTATAAATTAATTCCGAGCAGTAAGGAGCAAGAAAGAATCATTATCAAGAATGCTGGACACTTCTTACAAGAAGAAAGTGGCGAAGAAATAGCCAATTATATCGATTTATTTATCAAAGAGAAGTTGAAGAGTCCTGTTGGTCATAATTCTTAA
- a CDS encoding flavodoxin family protein, with amino-acid sequence MKKGVIILGSSNSKGETSQLVSYINGQTDFDIVDLKTKNIAEFDYEFKNQEDDFLPLIKTIVESYDTILFATPVYWYTMSGIMKTFFDRISDCLKIEKETGRKLRGMNMAVISCGSDHILKEGFHMPFKESANYLGMNYLADVHGWLEDGEIPTTVKQKLGDFVTSLN; translated from the coding sequence ATGAAAAAAGGAGTAATTATTTTAGGCAGTTCAAACAGCAAAGGAGAGACTAGCCAATTAGTATCTTATATCAATGGTCAGACTGATTTTGATATAGTAGATTTAAAGACTAAAAATATTGCTGAATTTGATTATGAGTTTAAGAATCAAGAAGATGATTTTCTTCCGCTGATTAAAACTATAGTTGAAAGTTATGATACAATATTGTTTGCTACCCCGGTTTATTGGTACACAATGAGCGGTATAATGAAAACGTTCTTTGACCGAATTTCAGATTGTTTAAAGATTGAGAAAGAAACAGGACGAAAATTGAGAGGGATGAATATGGCGGTTATAAGCTGTGGTTCTGATCATATTTTGAAAGAGGGTTTTCATATGCCTTTTAAGGAAAGTGCAAATTACTTAGGGATGAATTATCTAGCAGACGTCCATGGTTGGTTAGAAGATGGTGAAATACCAACAACGGTAAAACAGAAATTAGGTGATTTTGTAACTAGCTTAAATTAG
- a CDS encoding serine hydrolase domain-containing protein: MKFLKLLCLFLCTFSALAQTKQHSFLDDSASVEVWLNEKKVPALGIGTIKDGEINEITVYGEIKEGVKAPKNTLFNVASLAKPIVSMLTLKLVEMGEWDLDEPLKKYWVDPDVGEHPYTNILSTRHVLSHRTGFRNWRWEYEDKKLAFDFEPGTKHNYSGEGFEYLQKALENKFQKGLDELAKEYIFKPLEMNDTFFNWNTGIDESRFAVWHNSDGENTYPTHKNIRTSAADDLVTTVEDYTKFGIYVLSKIHSDNPLYQEMVKPLYPDEKFKMGLGWEILPDLKQGQKAVLHGGGDVGVRTLIMLLPDTKEGLIIFSNGDNGSQLNKVLIERHLSLGIEIMASEQ, encoded by the coding sequence ATGAAATTTTTGAAACTACTATGTTTGTTCCTTTGCACTTTTTCGGCTTTGGCACAGACAAAACAGCACTCATTCCTAGACGATAGCGCTAGTGTTGAGGTATGGCTCAATGAAAAGAAAGTACCTGCACTTGGTATTGGGACTATCAAAGATGGTGAGATCAATGAAATTACTGTTTACGGTGAAATTAAAGAGGGAGTCAAAGCACCAAAAAATACCCTATTTAATGTAGCTTCTTTAGCTAAACCAATTGTAAGTATGCTAACTCTTAAATTGGTTGAAATGGGAGAGTGGGATTTGGATGAACCTTTAAAAAAATATTGGGTTGATCCAGATGTAGGTGAGCATCCATATACGAATATTTTAAGTACAAGACATGTCTTATCGCATCGGACAGGCTTTAGAAATTGGCGTTGGGAGTACGAAGACAAGAAGCTGGCTTTTGATTTTGAACCAGGAACAAAGCATAATTACTCGGGAGAAGGTTTTGAGTATTTGCAAAAAGCCTTAGAAAATAAATTTCAAAAAGGATTGGATGAGTTAGCTAAAGAGTACATTTTTAAGCCTCTAGAAATGAATGATACTTTTTTTAACTGGAATACAGGAATTGATGAAAGTCGTTTTGCAGTATGGCATAACTCAGATGGTGAAAATACTTATCCTACACATAAAAATATCAGAACAAGTGCCGCTGATGATCTTGTAACTACGGTGGAAGATTATACCAAATTTGGCATTTATGTCTTAAGTAAAATCCATTCAGATAATCCTCTATACCAAGAAATGGTGAAACCTCTTTATCCTGATGAGAAATTCAAAATGGGATTAGGTTGGGAGATTTTACCGGATCTTAAACAAGGCCAAAAAGCCGTTCTCCATGGTGGAGGAGATGTCGGAGTTAGAACACTTATTATGCTTCTGCCTGATACAAAGGAGGGGCTGATTATCTTCTCAAATGGCGATAATGGAAGTCAACTTAACAAAGTACTCATTGAAAGGCATCTTTCATTAGGTATTGAAATAATGGCTTCAGAACAATAG
- a CDS encoding DUF389 domain-containing protein, translating into MKAAQQPLNKTKQKGTGYLLHSLKKYTYDILSISDGVNHEQTLEDIKKDLTFRGPSAWILIFSIFIASIGLNANSTAVIIGAMLISPLMGPILGIGTAVAIQDIEMLTRALKNLGIAVTISLLTSTLYFSITPLDLEQSELLARTKPTILDVLVAIFGGFAGIIASSRREKTNVVPGVAIATALMPPLCTAGFGIATGRYMYFFGAFYLFFINSVFISLATFIVVKYLKFPVKQIIDVNKYHRYRVFLLSFLIVTVIPSGVIFFNVIQETRFKITVDQFIHETTAFPNSELITSKVSYSDSLSIIDLYYMGDEITGEQITYLNDRLTNYALDNNDSRWFPLTHKTVVQVHQQKGNSIDLDETFSEYNDKLHINILEDLYKKNEDVIKSKEQKIKLLEAQIVDMNRQLSKVSSDTIPVTQIIQEVKLQYPKIQSVGFSEGESFNLVKGTKGDHVTTVFMYMKSGYPYKQRKEYAKSLEQWLRVRLNDPKLNVIEYR; encoded by the coding sequence ATGAAGGCAGCACAACAACCACTCAATAAAACGAAGCAAAAAGGTACGGGTTATCTTTTGCATTCCCTCAAGAAATACACCTATGACATCTTAAGTATTAGTGATGGTGTAAATCATGAGCAAACACTAGAAGATATTAAAAAGGACTTAACTTTTAGAGGTCCTTCTGCTTGGATTTTGATCTTTTCTATATTCATAGCTTCTATCGGATTGAATGCGAATAGTACTGCTGTGATTATTGGAGCCATGCTTATTTCTCCATTAATGGGGCCAATTTTGGGTATTGGTACAGCTGTTGCAATTCAAGATATCGAGATGCTTACACGCGCATTGAAGAACCTTGGTATTGCAGTAACTATTAGTTTACTTACCTCTACTCTGTACTTTTCAATCACACCTCTTGATCTAGAACAATCAGAATTATTAGCTCGAACAAAACCGACTATACTAGATGTGTTAGTTGCTATTTTTGGTGGTTTTGCTGGAATTATTGCCAGTTCTAGAAGAGAAAAAACGAATGTAGTTCCTGGTGTAGCCATAGCCACAGCCCTTATGCCTCCTTTATGTACTGCAGGCTTTGGAATTGCAACAGGTAGATATATGTATTTCTTCGGAGCATTTTATTTATTTTTCATCAACTCTGTATTTATCAGTCTAGCAACTTTTATTGTCGTTAAGTATTTAAAATTTCCTGTAAAACAGATTATCGATGTCAATAAATACCACAGATATAGAGTATTCTTACTTTCATTTCTCATCGTGACGGTGATACCTAGTGGTGTTATTTTTTTCAATGTCATTCAAGAAACACGTTTTAAAATCACAGTAGATCAATTCATTCATGAAACTACGGCATTCCCAAATAGCGAGTTAATTACTTCTAAAGTTTCGTACTCCGATTCTTTGTCTATCATAGACCTTTATTACATGGGAGATGAAATCACAGGCGAACAAATCACTTATTTGAATGATCGTCTGACTAATTACGCTTTAGATAATAACGACAGTAGATGGTTTCCATTAACTCATAAAACAGTAGTGCAAGTACACCAGCAAAAAGGAAATAGCATAGACTTAGACGAAACTTTCAGTGAGTATAATGACAAACTCCATATCAATATTCTTGAAGATCTTTACAAGAAAAATGAAGATGTAATTAAGTCTAAGGAGCAAAAAATAAAGTTGCTTGAAGCTCAAATAGTAGACATGAACAGGCAATTGAGTAAGGTTTCATCAGATACTATCCCTGTAACTCAGATCATCCAAGAAGTTAAACTTCAATACCCTAAAATTCAGAGTGTGGGCTTTAGCGAAGGGGAAAGTTTCAATTTAGTAAAAGGAACAAAAGGTGATCATGTCACTACTGTATTCATGTATATGAAATCTGGCTATCCTTACAAACAACGTAAAGAGTATGCTAAATCTCTGGAACAATGGCTGAGAGTTAGGTTAAATGATCCTAAGTTGAATGTTATTGAGTACCGATAA
- a CDS encoding MarC family protein: MDNLITYALSVFMGFFAIMNPIANTPIFLGLVEGKKAEKKKKIAKTATITAFIIVVCFVLGGKYIFQLFGITIPAFKITGGILIFYVGFEMLMSKTSKIHTNENLEDNDSDDGNIAVSPLAIPILAGPGTIVTAMNYVTEANVSHVGIVIAVFGVMIVLTYFAFSLSDYIVDKVGDDMIAVIGKLMGLILAIIGTGMVTEGIKLSYNL, from the coding sequence ATGGATAACCTTATTACATATGCATTGAGCGTATTTATGGGCTTTTTTGCCATCATGAATCCAATTGCGAATACGCCAATATTTTTGGGTTTGGTAGAAGGTAAAAAGGCTGAAAAGAAGAAAAAGATTGCTAAAACAGCTACAATAACAGCTTTTATTATTGTCGTTTGTTTTGTCTTGGGTGGTAAATACATTTTTCAACTTTTTGGTATAACTATACCTGCTTTCAAAATTACTGGAGGGATTTTGATTTTTTATGTAGGATTTGAAATGTTGATGTCAAAAACATCAAAGATTCATACCAATGAAAACTTAGAAGATAATGACTCTGATGATGGAAACATTGCGGTTTCACCTTTGGCTATTCCCATTTTGGCAGGGCCAGGAACAATTGTGACAGCCATGAATTATGTAACCGAAGCTAATGTATCTCATGTCGGTATTGTGATTGCTGTTTTTGGAGTAATGATTGTTTTAACCTACTTCGCATTTTCTCTCAGTGATTACATAGTAGATAAAGTGGGTGATGACATGATTGCAGTGATCGGAAAGTTAATGGGTTTGATTTTGGCGATTATTGGTACAGGAATGGTGACAGAAGGGATTAAACTTTCTTATAATTTATAA
- a CDS encoding helix-turn-helix domain-containing protein: MKTIYLYQDSIQHTFDSLTKQIKGSKVEGLCFTVDNEIAQGEIFCYDNLDGIEITVNHFLSAEDLLFVEKVGESPQLIARFMRNSISEERKGLSEETTYARRGATLYSTLHPINVFTPKNELVEWIAVRISMDAWTKITQSTWPKLDEMVLSEDKWLVFESLSLQMEDCISEIFAAQYQKEAKIGFTLGHTFILMTHFLLQVLERKDEKDSIGLLTEDVASLFLIKEELLSNLSDPPSAEELTKKYGMSESRLRRNFKKLFGLPPHKYVLRERYQIAYREVKRGKKSISAIAYDLGFTDVSHFTKAFKKEFGVSPSKYRLK, from the coding sequence ATGAAAACTATCTATCTCTATCAAGATTCTATTCAACACACTTTTGACAGTCTTACCAAACAGATAAAAGGATCGAAGGTAGAAGGCCTGTGTTTTACTGTTGACAATGAGATTGCTCAAGGAGAAATATTTTGTTATGATAATCTTGATGGAATTGAGATAACCGTAAATCATTTTTTGAGTGCAGAAGATCTTCTCTTTGTAGAAAAAGTTGGGGAATCTCCTCAATTGATTGCTCGTTTCATGCGTAACTCTATATCGGAAGAAAGAAAAGGTCTATCTGAAGAAACAACCTATGCTAGAAGGGGAGCTACGCTTTACAGTACACTTCATCCGATCAATGTATTTACGCCAAAAAATGAGTTGGTTGAATGGATAGCTGTGCGAATAAGTATGGATGCTTGGACTAAAATTACCCAATCTACTTGGCCCAAATTAGATGAAATGGTTTTGAGTGAAGATAAATGGTTGGTTTTTGAGTCTTTGAGCTTACAAATGGAAGATTGTATCAGTGAAATATTTGCAGCTCAGTATCAAAAGGAGGCTAAAATTGGCTTTACACTTGGTCATACATTTATTCTGATGACTCATTTTCTGTTACAAGTATTAGAACGGAAAGATGAAAAGGATAGTATCGGATTACTGACTGAAGATGTAGCGAGCTTGTTCTTAATTAAAGAAGAATTGCTATCCAACTTGAGTGATCCACCTTCAGCTGAAGAATTGACAAAAAAGTATGGAATGAGTGAAAGTCGATTAAGGCGTAATTTCAAAAAGCTTTTTGGTTTACCTCCTCACAAATATGTGCTGAGAGAACGGTATCAGATAGCATATAGAGAAGTGAAAAGAGGGAAAAAGTCAATTTCAGCAATAGCCTATGATTTGGGTTTTACGGATGTTAGTCATTTTACAAAAGCATTTAAAAAAGAGTTTGGTGTTTCTCCGTCAAAATATAGACTTAAGTAG
- a CDS encoding LacI family DNA-binding transcriptional regulator, with product MSKKRYTIKDIAIKLDISVSTVSRVLRGAPDVNENTRRRVLSMVEALNYKRNPLAMSLASKKSYTIGVIVPELSVPFFGEAITGMQDYLQNNGYKVIVCPTGESYENEVNQVEMLRENRVDGIIISVSKETENYEHLYLAKEDLPVVMFDRVIPSLKKDFSKVIVNDREGAFNATAHLIEHGYKRIAHISGPKNLFICQERLMGYKEALEVYGLEFDESLLIHCNMRINASKATLQLLHLENRPDAIFAINDPVAFEIMSKLTRLGIKIPNEMGVIGYTGSKMAKLFNPSLSTIRQPAQRMGEEAARLILDEITQRSRNEKNIEPKQIELPTELISGESSIK from the coding sequence ATGAGCAAAAAAAGATACACAATAAAAGACATCGCTATAAAATTAGACATTTCAGTTTCTACTGTTTCGAGAGTACTGAGAGGAGCTCCAGATGTCAATGAAAACACACGTAGAAGGGTTTTAAGTATGGTTGAAGCACTTAACTACAAACGTAACCCTCTTGCCATGAGCCTTGCTAGTAAAAAAAGTTATACAATTGGGGTTATCGTTCCTGAACTGAGTGTTCCTTTTTTTGGTGAAGCCATTACAGGTATGCAAGATTACTTACAAAATAATGGATACAAGGTTATTGTCTGCCCGACAGGAGAAAGCTATGAAAATGAAGTCAATCAAGTTGAAATGCTTCGAGAAAACAGGGTCGATGGTATCATTATTTCAGTTTCAAAGGAAACCGAGAACTACGAACACTTGTACTTGGCTAAAGAAGATTTACCTGTCGTGATGTTTGATAGAGTGATACCAAGCTTAAAAAAAGACTTTTCTAAAGTTATTGTAAATGACAGAGAGGGGGCTTTCAATGCTACTGCACACCTTATAGAACACGGGTATAAACGCATTGCTCATATCAGTGGTCCGAAAAATCTTTTTATCTGTCAAGAAAGATTAATGGGCTACAAAGAAGCCTTAGAAGTGTATGGTTTAGAATTCGACGAATCATTGCTTATTCATTGCAATATGAGAATCAATGCATCTAAAGCAACTCTTCAACTTCTACACCTAGAAAATCGTCCTGATGCTATTTTCGCAATTAATGATCCTGTAGCTTTTGAAATCATGAGTAAACTCACTCGCTTAGGAATTAAAATACCTAATGAGATGGGCGTAATTGGGTATACAGGAAGTAAAATGGCCAAACTCTTCAATCCTAGTCTGAGTACAATTCGTCAGCCTGCACAACGCATGGGAGAAGAAGCGGCTCGTCTGATTCTTGACGAAATCACGCAACGTTCAAGAAATGAAAAAAATATAGAACCTAAACAAATTGAACTTCCAACAGAGCTTATCTCAGGAGAATCAAGTATAAAATAA
- a CDS encoding aldose epimerase family protein, which yields MGGVVSSKISKKLWGEINGEEIYLYSLKNKNGNEAVLSNYGANWVSFFHINTQGVRTDVLLGYDDLEGLQNDQLYMGAIVGRHANRIAKGLCKIGGKDYSFVINNGPNHLHGGIEGFHRKIWATEIVDDRIVFSYESADGEEGYPGNLKVQVSYHLSEDDELEIEYSAVSDKDTIVNMTNHAYFNLNGTGTALDHAIQINADRFTPTDEYSIPTGELQDLENSVMDFRTQKLIRTDLYEEDQQLEFGKGYDHNYVLNKSKDGALELAASAVSLESGRKLSMFTTEPGMQFYSGNWIGGTQGKAGVIYEERDGFCFEAQHFPDTPNQSNFPTTALKKGEKYYQKTVYKFSKI from the coding sequence ATGGGAGGTGTTGTTAGTTCTAAAATCAGTAAAAAGCTCTGGGGAGAAATCAATGGAGAAGAAATCTACCTTTATAGCTTAAAAAATAAAAATGGTAATGAAGCCGTCTTGAGTAACTATGGAGCGAATTGGGTTTCATTTTTTCATATAAATACTCAAGGAGTAAGAACAGATGTATTGCTAGGTTATGATGATTTGGAGGGACTTCAAAATGATCAGCTATACATGGGGGCAATTGTCGGTAGACATGCGAATAGAATAGCAAAAGGTCTGTGTAAGATAGGCGGAAAAGACTATTCTTTTGTGATCAATAATGGCCCTAATCATTTGCATGGTGGAATAGAAGGCTTTCATAGAAAGATTTGGGCTACGGAAATAGTTGATGATCGCATCGTATTTTCATATGAAAGTGCAGATGGTGAAGAAGGCTATCCAGGAAACTTGAAGGTTCAAGTTAGTTATCACCTGTCTGAAGACGATGAGTTGGAAATAGAGTATTCGGCGGTATCTGATAAGGATACAATAGTGAACATGACTAATCATGCCTATTTCAATTTGAATGGCACAGGTACAGCATTAGATCATGCCATTCAGATCAATGCAGATAGGTTTACTCCAACAGATGAATATTCAATCCCAACTGGAGAGCTCCAAGATTTAGAGAATAGCGTCATGGATTTCAGGACTCAAAAATTGATTCGTACAGATTTATACGAAGAAGACCAACAACTGGAGTTTGGAAAGGGCTACGATCATAATTATGTCTTGAATAAGTCGAAAGATGGCGCTCTTGAGTTGGCTGCTTCAGCCGTAAGTTTAGAATCGGGAAGAAAGTTAAGCATGTTTACGACTGAACCAGGCATGCAATTTTATTCGGGAAATTGGATTGGGGGTACTCAAGGAAAAGCTGGGGTGATTTATGAAGAAAGAGATGGCTTCTGTTTTGAAGCTCAGCATTTTCCTGATACACCTAACCAAAGTAATTTTCCAACAACAGCATTAAAAAAAGGCGAGAAGTATTATCAGAAAACGGTTTACAAGTTTTCGAAGATATAA
- a CDS encoding UDP-glucose--hexose-1-phosphate uridylyltransferase, translating to MKFSTEDHPHRRLNPLTGDWVQVSPHRAKRPWQGQVEKMEEESRPEHDPSCYLCAGNTRIGGEVNPDYSDTYSFQNDFSSLLEDTPEGEVNENDLFVAKSERGICRVICFSPRHDLTIPELELPSVRKVIDLWAKEYEELGSKSFINHVQIFENKGAVMGCSNPHPHGQIWAQESIPQEPAKKQIKQSEYFDKKGRTLLSDYIASELEKEERLLFENDHFVALVPYWATWPFETMIVPKRNVQRITDLTEEEKDAFADAYKKLTTLYDNLFEISFPYSAGIHQAPTDGKDHPEWHMHMLFYPPLLRSATVKKFMVGYEMLANAQRDITPEQAAYRLRSLSTVHYKQSSSVFS from the coding sequence ATGAAATTTTCAACAGAAGATCATCCACATAGAAGACTTAATCCATTGACTGGAGACTGGGTTCAAGTATCACCGCATAGAGCAAAAAGACCTTGGCAGGGGCAGGTTGAGAAAATGGAAGAGGAAAGTCGTCCAGAGCATGATCCTTCTTGTTACTTGTGTGCAGGAAATACGAGAATAGGAGGTGAGGTAAATCCAGATTATTCAGATACATATTCTTTCCAAAACGACTTTTCATCTTTGTTGGAAGATACCCCAGAAGGAGAGGTGAACGAGAATGATTTATTTGTAGCGAAGAGTGAAAGAGGTATTTGTCGAGTGATCTGTTTTTCACCAAGACACGATCTTACAATACCTGAATTAGAGCTTCCCTCGGTTAGAAAAGTGATTGATTTATGGGCAAAAGAATACGAAGAACTAGGTTCGAAATCCTTTATCAATCATGTTCAGATTTTTGAAAATAAAGGAGCTGTAATGGGGTGTTCAAACCCGCATCCACATGGTCAAATTTGGGCACAAGAATCCATTCCACAAGAGCCAGCAAAGAAGCAGATAAAACAATCCGAATACTTTGATAAAAAGGGCAGAACTTTATTGTCAGATTATATTGCTTCGGAGTTAGAAAAAGAGGAGCGTTTACTTTTTGAAAATGATCATTTTGTTGCTTTGGTGCCATATTGGGCTACTTGGCCATTTGAGACTATGATTGTTCCGAAAAGGAATGTTCAGCGTATCACAGATCTTACAGAAGAGGAAAAAGATGCTTTTGCAGATGCGTATAAAAAGTTGACTACGCTTTATGATAACCTTTTTGAGATTTCTTTCCCTTATTCTGCAGGTATTCATCAGGCACCAACAGATGGAAAAGATCATCCTGAATGGCATATGCATATGTTGTTCTATCCACCGTTGTTACGTTCAGCTACAGTGAAAAAGTTTATGGTAGGGTATGAAATGCTAGCAAATGCACAGAGAGATATTACTCCAGAACAAGCAGCTTACCGTTTACGATCATTATCCACTGTACACTACAAACAAAGTTCATCAGTATTTAGCTAA